One Methylobacterium sp. AMS5 genomic region harbors:
- a CDS encoding TIGR02302 family protein, whose protein sequence is MSEAERTNSSSGDPQGATRRRLDRLVAQARAAGLWERAWPVLWRGLGVVLAFLAASWLGLWLDLSPVGRMIGLGLFAALFVAALWPAVRLRALSRREALARIDREAARKGGTAHDPASSIEDTLAVGQSDPVTRALWALHQSRAAAAVARLKAGRPRPHMPGHDPLALRAGVLVAALAALFVAGPEWRGRVAAAFDWREPQAAAPSFRVDGWIDPPIYTRVPPLIVTMSGTPKDPVQRLRAPVNSTLIVRIAGQGEAELTPNAALVPVAKDEKDTAGRPAPRSIVQNGAKANETRATLREERFRLAGGTAELGIATSGSEPQRLVIETVPDRPPEVSRVGDLEVNGRGTFNLSYRAKDDYGIAAAEGLVEPVKPGRSLVPVPKIPLALPADATGETDTKTLVDLTDNPWSGARVKLTLVVRDEAGQEGRTETAEIVLPARPFSQPLARALAEERRRLVTAPDADRARVQTALDALRIAPERFTPQPAIFLGLTTAASRLRAAKSDEDLTNVADLLWEMALKIEDGDLSDAEKALRAAQDRLKEAIERNAPDEEVKKLTEDLKQALDKFMKEFAQRAKPQNRQQSERQQQQQNGQTVTPDDLEKMIKDMQEAMQRGDTAEAQRLLEQLRNVLENLQNAENGQKSDGGMAEMNRQLDELDKMSREQQDLRDETYKEGQQGQQRPGQRQRPQPGQQQGQQGQRGQQPGRQGEGQEGQQEGQQGRGQQGQRGQGQQGQGGGQQGQNMGQRQQGLREQLQDLKNRMKQQGLQGEEGLADAEEAMREAEESLGQGRNGDAVDAQGRALDGLKRGAEGMQKQMQQMAEGQEGEGQQEGQSQGRQGRSGSADDDPLGRPTRGRDLSNGNVRVPNADESAVQRARRIMEELRRKLGDPSRPQEELDYFERLLRRN, encoded by the coding sequence ATGAGCGAGGCCGAACGGACGAATTCGAGCAGCGGCGATCCACAGGGCGCGACGCGCCGCCGCCTCGACCGGCTGGTGGCGCAGGCGCGGGCTGCGGGCCTGTGGGAGCGGGCTTGGCCGGTGCTGTGGCGCGGGCTCGGCGTCGTCCTGGCTTTCCTCGCCGCCTCCTGGCTCGGCCTGTGGCTCGATTTGTCCCCGGTTGGGCGCATGATCGGGCTCGGGCTCTTCGCCGCCCTGTTCGTCGCCGCTTTGTGGCCGGCCGTTCGGCTCCGCGCCCTGAGCCGGCGCGAGGCGCTTGCCCGGATCGACCGCGAGGCCGCCCGCAAGGGGGGGACGGCGCATGATCCGGCTTCTTCGATCGAGGACACGCTGGCTGTCGGCCAGAGCGATCCGGTCACCCGCGCCCTGTGGGCCCTGCATCAGTCGCGGGCCGCCGCCGCCGTCGCGCGGCTGAAGGCCGGGCGCCCGCGCCCGCATATGCCCGGCCACGATCCGCTGGCGCTCCGCGCGGGCGTCCTCGTCGCGGCGCTGGCCGCCCTGTTCGTCGCCGGCCCCGAATGGCGCGGGCGCGTCGCCGCCGCCTTCGACTGGCGCGAGCCCCAGGCCGCGGCGCCGAGCTTCCGCGTCGATGGCTGGATCGACCCGCCGATCTACACCCGCGTGCCGCCGCTGATCGTGACGATGTCGGGCACCCCGAAGGACCCGGTGCAGCGCCTGCGCGCGCCGGTCAATTCCACCCTGATCGTGCGCATCGCCGGCCAGGGCGAGGCGGAGCTGACCCCGAACGCCGCCCTTGTGCCGGTGGCCAAGGACGAGAAGGACACCGCCGGCCGGCCCGCTCCGCGGAGCATCGTGCAGAACGGCGCGAAGGCCAACGAGACCCGCGCGACCCTGCGGGAGGAGCGCTTTCGGCTCGCGGGCGGCACCGCCGAACTCGGCATCGCCACCTCCGGATCGGAGCCGCAGCGCCTCGTGATCGAGACGGTCCCCGACCGGCCGCCCGAGGTCAGCCGGGTCGGCGACCTCGAAGTGAACGGGCGCGGCACCTTCAATCTCAGCTACCGCGCCAAGGACGATTACGGCATCGCCGCCGCCGAGGGGCTGGTCGAGCCGGTGAAGCCCGGCCGCTCGCTCGTTCCGGTGCCGAAGATCCCGCTCGCGCTGCCGGCCGACGCCACGGGCGAGACCGACACCAAGACGCTGGTCGACCTCACCGACAATCCCTGGTCCGGCGCACGGGTGAAGCTCACCCTCGTGGTGCGCGACGAGGCCGGGCAGGAGGGCCGCACCGAGACCGCCGAGATCGTGCTGCCGGCCCGTCCCTTCAGCCAGCCGCTCGCCCGCGCGCTCGCCGAGGAGCGCCGCCGCCTCGTCACCGCGCCCGACGCGGACCGCGCCCGCGTCCAGACCGCGCTCGACGCCCTGCGGATCGCGCCGGAGCGCTTCACGCCGCAGCCGGCGATCTTCCTCGGGCTCACCACCGCCGCCAGCCGGCTGCGCGCGGCGAAGTCGGACGAGGATCTCACCAACGTCGCCGACCTCCTGTGGGAGATGGCCCTCAAGATCGAGGACGGTGATCTCTCGGATGCCGAGAAGGCCCTGCGCGCCGCCCAGGACCGCCTCAAGGAGGCGATCGAGCGCAACGCCCCGGACGAGGAGGTCAAGAAGCTCACCGAGGATCTGAAACAGGCCCTCGACAAGTTCATGAAGGAGTTCGCCCAGCGGGCGAAGCCGCAGAACCGGCAGCAATCGGAGCGCCAGCAACAGCAGCAGAACGGCCAGACCGTCACGCCCGACGATCTCGAGAAGATGATCAAGGACATGCAGGAGGCGATGCAGCGCGGCGACACGGCGGAAGCCCAGCGCCTGCTCGAACAGCTCCGCAACGTGCTCGAAAACCTCCAGAACGCCGAGAACGGCCAGAAGTCCGACGGCGGCATGGCCGAGATGAACCGGCAGCTCGACGAGCTCGACAAGATGTCCCGCGAGCAGCAGGACCTGCGCGACGAGACCTACAAGGAAGGCCAGCAGGGCCAGCAGCGTCCCGGCCAGCGCCAGCGACCGCAGCCGGGCCAGCAGCAGGGGCAGCAAGGCCAGCGCGGGCAGCAGCCCGGCCGGCAGGGCGAGGGCCAGGAAGGCCAACAGGAGGGGCAGCAGGGCCGCGGCCAGCAGGGGCAGCGCGGCCAGGGCCAGCAAGGTCAGGGCGGCGGGCAGCAGGGCCAGAACATGGGCCAGCGCCAGCAGGGCCTGCGCGAGCAGCTCCAGGATCTCAAGAACCGGATGAAGCAGCAGGGGCTTCAGGGGGAAGAGGGGCTGGCGGATGCCGAGGAGGCCATGCGCGAGGCCGAGGAATCCCTCGGCCAGGGCCGCAACGGCGACGCGGTGGACGCGCAGGGCCGCGCCCTCGACGGGCTGAAGCGCGGTGCCGAGGGCATGCAGAAGCAGATGCAGCAGATGGCCGAGGGCCAGGAGGGCGAGGGCCAGCAGGAGGGCCAGTCCCAGGGCCGGCAGGGCCGCTCGGGCTCCGCCGACGACGACCCGCTCGGCCGTCCGACCCGTGGGCGCGACCTCTCGAACGGCAACGTGCGGGTGCCCAATGCCGACGAATCCGCGGTCCAGCGCGCCCGCCGGATCATGGAGGAGTTGCGGCGCAAGCTCGGCGACCCCTCGCGCCCGCAGGAAGAACTCGATTACTTCGAGCGTCTGCTCCGCCGGAACTGA
- a CDS encoding twin transmembrane helix small protein, giving the protein MSANQLVLLACLAVAAVLLLGLVNMMRGGSANVSQKLMRLRVLLQFVAIIVIMGVVWWRAA; this is encoded by the coding sequence ATGTCTGCCAACCAGCTTGTTCTCCTCGCCTGCCTCGCCGTGGCCGCCGTGCTGCTCTTGGGCCTCGTCAACATGATGCGGGGCGGCAGCGCCAACGTCTCGCAGAAGCTGATGCGCCTGCGCGTGCTCCTGCAATTCGTCGCGATCATCGTCATCATGGGCGTGGTCTGGTGGCGGGCCGCCTGA
- a CDS encoding lipocalin-like domain-containing protein has product MRTTMAMVGAAVLAAGLQPARAADGARLTGLWKLVSYEVEVRKDGEKLPVMGAHPTGYAYFTPEKRVFFVLTGEGRKPAETEAERAALMGTLVSYSGKFRLDGDSWTADLDVAWDPKWVGTQQTRMFTLDGDRLQVLTPWRVMPNWADRGETRSIVTFERAKD; this is encoded by the coding sequence ATGCGGACGACGATGGCGATGGTGGGCGCAGCGGTTCTGGCCGCCGGCCTGCAGCCGGCCCGGGCGGCGGACGGGGCCCGGCTGACCGGGCTGTGGAAGCTCGTCTCCTACGAGGTCGAGGTCCGCAAGGACGGCGAGAAGCTGCCGGTGATGGGCGCGCACCCGACCGGCTACGCCTATTTCACGCCGGAGAAGCGCGTCTTCTTCGTCCTGACCGGGGAGGGCCGCAAGCCCGCCGAGACCGAGGCGGAGCGCGCGGCCCTGATGGGCACCCTCGTCTCATACTCCGGAAAATTCCGCCTCGACGGTGACAGCTGGACCGCCGATCTCGACGTCGCCTGGGATCCGAAGTGGGTCGGCACGCAGCAGACCCGGATGTTCACGCTCGACGGCGACCGGCTGCAGGTACTCACCCCCTGGCGGGTGATGCCGAACTGGGCCGACAGGGGCGAGACCCGCAGCATCGTGACCTTCGAGCGCGCGAAGGATTGA
- a CDS encoding acyloxyacyl hydrolase, with product MKSPLARILVGALAASAVTATQAADLGAARAPAPPPYFAPVQPYSIVSEVRIGGSVQDPGSAEGKLPGFSTANVNGEILFAKPLITTDPFWQAFVPRPTVGGSYNTGGRTSYAYIGATWTVDLFPETLNRRVFLEGFFGGAAHNGYTGLKANAPYGFNALGCNPLFREAAALGFRIDAHWSVMATVEHMSNAGLCGDNRGLTNFGGKLGYTF from the coding sequence ATGAAGTCACCCCTTGCCCGGATTCTCGTCGGCGCCCTGGCCGCTTCGGCTGTCACGGCCACGCAGGCCGCCGATCTCGGCGCCGCCCGGGCTCCCGCTCCGCCGCCCTACTTCGCCCCCGTCCAGCCCTACTCCATCGTCTCCGAGGTCCGCATCGGCGGTTCGGTGCAGGATCCGGGCAGCGCCGAGGGCAAGCTGCCGGGCTTCAGCACCGCGAACGTCAACGGCGAGATCCTGTTCGCCAAGCCGTTGATCACCACCGATCCGTTCTGGCAGGCCTTCGTGCCGCGGCCCACCGTCGGCGGCAGCTACAACACCGGCGGCCGCACCAGCTACGCCTATATCGGCGCCACCTGGACCGTGGATCTCTTCCCCGAGACCCTGAACCGGCGCGTCTTCCTCGAAGGCTTCTTCGGCGGTGCGGCGCATAACGGCTATACCGGCCTGAAGGCGAATGCGCCCTACGGCTTCAACGCGCTGGGCTGCAATCCGCTGTTCCGCGAGGCGGCGGCGCTCGGCTTCCGCATCGACGCGCACTGGAGCGTCATGGCCACCGTCGAGCACATGTCGAATGCCGGCCTGTGCGGCGACAATCGCGGCCTGACCAATTTCGGCGGCAAGCTCGGCTACACCTTCTGA
- a CDS encoding cob(I)yrinic acid a,c-diamide adenosyltransferase: MVKLNRIYTRTGDQGTTGLANGERRSKADLRVEAYGTVDETNACIGLARLTAEPALDAMLARIQNDLFDLGADLATPPSDTPLGYEPLRIVPAQVQRLEAEIDALNANIPPLTSFVLPGGSATAAALHLARTVCRRAERLVVALSGVESEAISGEALQYLNRLSDFLFVASRAANRDGADDVLWVPGQNR, encoded by the coding sequence GTGGTCAAGCTCAACCGCATCTACACCCGCACCGGCGACCAGGGGACGACCGGGCTCGCCAACGGCGAGCGCCGCTCCAAGGCGGACCTGCGGGTGGAGGCCTACGGCACGGTCGACGAGACCAATGCCTGCATCGGCCTCGCCCGCCTCACCGCCGAGCCCGCCCTCGACGCGATGCTGGCGCGCATCCAGAACGACCTGTTCGATCTCGGCGCCGACCTCGCCACCCCGCCGAGCGACACGCCGCTGGGCTACGAGCCCCTGCGGATCGTGCCCGCTCAGGTGCAGCGGCTGGAGGCGGAGATCGACGCGCTCAACGCGAACATCCCGCCGCTGACATCCTTCGTCCTGCCCGGCGGTTCGGCCACGGCCGCCGCGCTCCACCTCGCCCGCACGGTCTGCCGCCGCGCCGAGCGGCTGGTGGTCGCGCTGTCGGGCGTCGAGAGCGAGGCAATTTCGGGGGAAGCCCTGCAATATCTCAACCGGCTGTCGGACTTCCTGTTCGTGGCCTCCCGCGCGGCCAACCGCGACGGCGCCGACGACGTGCTCTGGGTGCCCGGCCAGAACCGGTGA